The Streptococcus toyakuensis genome has a window encoding:
- a CDS encoding valine--tRNA ligase codes for MSKELSPKYNPAEVEAGRYQKWLDADVFKPSGDQKAKPYSIVIPPPNVTGKLHLGHAWDTTLQDIIIRQKRMQGFDTLWLPGMDHAGIATQAKVEERLRGEGITRYDLGREKFLDKVWEWKDEYATTIKEQWGKMGLSVDYSRERFTLDEGLSKAVRKVFVDLYKKGWIYRGEFIINWDPAARTALSDIEVIHKDVEGAFYHMNYILEDGSRALEVATTRPETMFGDVAVAVNPEDPRYKDLIGKNVILPIANKLIPIVGDEHADPEFGTGVVKITPAHDPNDFLVGQRHNLPQVNVMNDDGTMNELAFEFAGMDRFEARKAVVAKLEEIGAFVKIEKRVHSVGHSERTGVVVEPRLSTQWFVKMDQLAKNAIANQDTEDKVEFYPPRFNDTFLQWMENVHDWVISRQLWWGHQIPAWYNAEGEIYVGEEAPEGDGWTQDEDVLDTWFSSALWPFSTMGWPDVDSEDFKRYYPTSTLVTGYDIIPFWVSRMIFQGLEFTGKSPFKNALIHGLIRDEEGRKMSKSLGNGIDPMDVIDKYGTDSLRWFLSNGSAPGQDVRFSYEKMDASWNFINKIWNISRYILMNNEGLTLEQATANVEKVVNKEAGNVTDRWILHNLNETIGKATTNFDKFEFGVAGHILYNFIWDEFADWYVELTKEVLYSDNEEEKVITRSVLLYTLDKILRLLHPIMPFVTEEIFGQISEGSIVTAAYPTVNPAFEDLAAHTGVESLKDLIRAVRNARAEVNVAPSKPITILVKTSDSDLEAFFNSNVNYIKRFTNPEHLEIASNIPAPELAMSSVITGAEIYLPLADLLNVEEELARLDKELAKWQKELDMVGKKLSNERFVANAKPEVVQKERDKQADYQAKYDATVARIDEMKKLVK; via the coding sequence ATGTCTAAAGAACTTTCACCTAAATACAATCCAGCCGAGGTTGAGGCTGGTCGTTACCAAAAATGGCTTGATGCTGATGTTTTCAAGCCTTCAGGCGATCAAAAAGCCAAGCCTTATTCAATCGTGATTCCACCACCAAATGTAACCGGTAAGCTTCACCTTGGTCACGCTTGGGATACGACTTTGCAGGATATCATTATCCGTCAAAAACGTATGCAAGGTTTTGATACCCTTTGGCTTCCAGGGATGGACCATGCGGGGATTGCAACTCAAGCTAAAGTTGAGGAGCGCTTGCGTGGAGAGGGCATTACACGTTATGACCTAGGTCGTGAGAAATTCCTCGATAAGGTCTGGGAATGGAAAGACGAATATGCCACTACTATCAAGGAACAATGGGGCAAGATGGGGCTCTCTGTCGACTACTCTCGCGAGCGTTTCACTCTTGATGAAGGCTTGTCAAAAGCTGTTCGCAAGGTCTTTGTGGACCTTTACAAGAAAGGCTGGATCTACCGTGGTGAGTTTATCATCAACTGGGACCCAGCAGCTCGCACAGCCCTTTCTGATATCGAGGTTATCCATAAGGATGTCGAAGGTGCCTTCTACCACATGAACTATATTCTAGAAGACGGCTCACGCGCCCTTGAAGTGGCAACAACTCGTCCTGAGACTATGTTTGGGGATGTTGCCGTTGCGGTCAATCCAGAAGATCCACGCTACAAGGACTTGATAGGAAAAAACGTCATCCTTCCAATCGCTAATAAATTGATCCCAATCGTTGGAGACGAACACGCAGACCCTGAGTTTGGGACTGGTGTCGTGAAAATCACGCCTGCCCACGATCCAAACGACTTCTTGGTTGGTCAACGTCATAACTTGCCACAAGTCAACGTGATGAACGACGACGGAACTATGAATGAGCTTGCCTTCGAGTTTGCAGGTATGGACCGTTTTGAAGCTCGTAAGGCAGTCGTTGCCAAGTTGGAAGAAATTGGTGCCTTCGTTAAAATCGAAAAACGTGTCCACAGTGTTGGTCACTCAGAGCGTACAGGTGTTGTGGTTGAACCACGCTTGTCTACTCAATGGTTCGTTAAGATGGACCAATTGGCTAAGAATGCTATTGCCAACCAAGACACAGAGGACAAGGTAGAATTCTACCCACCTCGTTTCAACGATACCTTCCTCCAATGGATGGAAAATGTTCACGACTGGGTAATCTCTCGTCAGCTCTGGTGGGGTCACCAAATCCCTGCTTGGTACAATGCTGAGGGTGAAATATATGTCGGCGAAGAAGCTCCAGAAGGCGACGGTTGGACTCAGGACGAAGATGTCTTGGATACTTGGTTCAGTTCTGCCCTTTGGCCGTTCTCAACTATGGGCTGGCCGGATGTCGACTCAGAAGACTTCAAACGTTATTATCCAACATCAACTTTGGTGACTGGTTATGATATTATCCCGTTCTGGGTATCTCGAATGATTTTCCAAGGTTTGGAATTTACTGGCAAATCGCCATTCAAAAATGCATTGATTCATGGTCTGATTCGTGACGAGGAAGGCCGTAAGATGTCTAAATCACTGGGCAATGGGATTGATCCGATGGATGTTATTGATAAGTACGGAACAGATAGCCTGCGTTGGTTCCTTTCAAACGGTTCTGCACCAGGTCAAGACGTGCGCTTCTCTTACGAGAAAATGGATGCTTCATGGAACTTCATTAACAAGATCTGGAACATCTCTCGCTACATCCTCATGAACAATGAAGGCTTGACCCTTGAGCAAGCAACTGCCAATGTGGAAAAAGTTGTCAACAAGGAAGCTGGAAACGTCACTGACCGCTGGATTCTCCACAACCTCAATGAAACCATCGGAAAAGCAACTACCAACTTTGACAAGTTTGAGTTTGGTGTGGCTGGTCACATCCTCTACAACTTTATCTGGGATGAGTTTGCGGACTGGTACGTTGAGTTGACTAAGGAAGTCCTTTACAGCGATAATGAAGAAGAGAAAGTTATCACACGTTCTGTTCTCCTTTATACTTTGGACAAGATTCTTCGTCTCCTTCACCCAATCATGCCATTCGTGACAGAGGAAATCTTTGGGCAAATCTCAGAAGGCTCTATCGTGACAGCAGCATACCCAACTGTTAATCCAGCCTTTGAAGACCTCGCTGCTCACACAGGTGTAGAGAGCCTCAAAGACTTGATCCGTGCCGTTCGTAATGCGCGTGCGGAAGTAAACGTAGCACCAAGTAAGCCAATCACCATCCTTGTTAAGACAAGCGATAGCGACTTGGAAGCCTTCTTTAACAGCAATGTCAACTACATCAAACGCTTCACAAATCCAGAACACTTGGAAATCGCATCAAACATCCCTGCACCTGAACTCGCTATGTCAAGTGTCATCACAGGAGCAGAAATCTACCTGCCACTCGCAGATCTCCTAAATGTCGAAGAAGAACTAGCTCGTCTCGACAAGGAACTGGCTAAATGGCAAAAAGAACTGGACATGGTCGGCAAGAAGCTCTCTAACGAACGCTTCGTAGCCAATGCCAAACCAGAAGTCGTCCAAAAAGAACGCGACAAACAAGCCGACTATCAAGCTAAGTACGACGCGACTGTAGCACGTATCGATGAGATGAAGAAGTTGGTGAAATAA
- a CDS encoding DUF1837 domain-containing protein — protein sequence MFFWYNEINIYWVGSGISRDNLRKLINSAIVKYTFPIILTDEQEQVTSINKSNLTTAGKDEYCFKGNDNDISKIIYNGIVEFAENEFKIDYDNLDREQTKVIKTKLKYNENDFSQTKLQYGFYGEVLLDLFLRNYFHTDVLIARGYFYSPLEKSEPKGFDAFHIIDNKGNLELWFGEAKFHQSFTSGINSVLFKINYSISDDYLNNHMFAIINEKDNISHLHPILEGIIKKWEDNPDIILTDELQNNNIELVYPVFIAYQKQQTYDYEKSIASSVDKINRELGKYSLNLAIKIKVSIFVMLLPVDDSNKLKEEVIEWIETKEPLI from the coding sequence GTGTTTTTTTGGTATAATGAAATCAATATTTATTGGGTCGGGAGTGGGATATCGAGAGATAATCTTAGAAAATTAATAAATAGTGCAATAGTAAAATATACTTTTCCTATTATACTTACTGACGAACAAGAACAAGTAACTTCAATTAATAAGAGTAATTTAACAACTGCTGGAAAGGATGAATATTGTTTTAAAGGCAATGATAATGACATTTCAAAGATAATTTATAATGGAATTGTTGAATTCGCTGAGAATGAATTTAAGATTGATTATGATAATTTGGATAGAGAACAAACAAAGGTGATCAAAACTAAATTAAAATATAATGAAAACGATTTCTCTCAAACAAAACTTCAATACGGATTTTATGGGGAAGTACTTTTAGATTTATTTTTAAGAAATTATTTTCATACGGATGTTCTAATTGCTAGAGGTTATTTTTATTCACCTCTTGAAAAGTCTGAACCAAAAGGGTTTGATGCTTTTCATATTATTGATAATAAAGGAAATTTAGAACTCTGGTTTGGAGAAGCAAAATTTCATCAAAGTTTTACATCTGGAATCAACTCTGTACTTTTCAAGATAAATTATTCTATTTCAGATGACTATTTGAATAATCATATGTTTGCAATTATTAATGAGAAAGATAATATCTCTCATTTGCATCCAATTTTAGAAGGAATAATTAAAAAATGGGAAGATAATCCTGATATTATTCTTACCGATGAATTACAAAATAATAATATTGAATTAGTGTATCCTGTTTTTATTGCATATCAAAAACAGCAAACCTACGATTACGAAAAATCAATTGCATCCAGTGTAGATAAAATCAATAGGGAGTTAGGAAAATATTCGTTAAATTTAGCTATTAAAATAAAGGTTAGTATATTTGTAATGCTCTTACCTGTTGATGATTCTAATAAATTAAAGGAAGAAGTGATTGAATGGATAGAAACGAAAGAACCGCTCATCTAA
- a CDS encoding helicase-related protein, producing MDRNERTAHLIKELNLYKRYPERRGIFVKATCDYYDAVKIDELTSSDLNFLRYIANEAGVPQYFELLERKYQEGNEINQEDMNLLSISSFLNEAHLTLNNYMLHKYQKEVLELFEFHFDNRYILSAPTSFGKTFIVYAIIKKMGYSNILLIFPTISLLSENYLKLQNDEFFSTYKIHTLSEISEEELGEKNIFIYTPERYLSFLDNNTRYFNFSFVDEIYKIDNDFIIDNDTPEENERDTAYRLALEYVCRNSKDILLAGPYIQFQKLETEINSFNNFTLFNKFKILEYNDVEIVSKNITHIDRNKFELGNIKYRLDHGASSLQDKVIQTIVKIDDNTLIYCGRKSEVERLANHLLENDEYLSLISEKHYSEDEELYSIFLNHVGNTFGYDWILYRALEKRIGIHHAGIPKYIQNELINLFNKGDLQCLFSTTTITEGVNTTAKNLIVTAIKKGKKRLKQFDAKNIAGRAGRFNVHYSGNVIDLTKQFETLINSQQAEIEHKNYDNRNNKTDIDLEVTLDEFLTDDDRKFKDEINEAKQESGLPNFIFHSYKAIGPLDKISIYNRIKKMSPAEFQKIEQLKRVLNTSKGKEIHWEGFQTVINICSEFVSNSDLKQLMEKKVGKKQFSLIVIQLASYLQNGFLGTVDYYVEEQKLSKDKAISRTSKLIYTTFKYHLVKYLGVFDLLYRFHYSQVYRKDFDNVAGIQILLQRLEYNALTNTARKLSDFGVPFELVRYYDRVVENKNFDLYESYVDEKIQNLLK from the coding sequence ATGGATAGAAACGAAAGAACCGCTCATCTAATTAAGGAATTGAATTTATACAAACGATACCCTGAAAGAAGAGGTATCTTTGTCAAGGCAACTTGTGACTATTACGACGCTGTTAAAATAGACGAACTTACAAGTAGTGATTTAAATTTTTTGCGTTATATAGCAAATGAAGCTGGAGTACCACAATACTTTGAGCTACTTGAAAGAAAATATCAAGAAGGTAATGAAATAAATCAAGAGGATATGAATTTATTATCCATAAGCTCGTTTTTAAATGAAGCACATTTAACTTTGAATAATTATATGTTACATAAATATCAAAAAGAAGTTCTAGAATTATTTGAATTCCATTTTGATAATAGGTATATCCTTTCTGCCCCAACTTCATTTGGTAAAACTTTTATTGTTTATGCAATTATAAAAAAGATGGGATATTCTAACATATTGTTAATTTTTCCTACTATTAGCTTGTTATCAGAAAATTATTTAAAGTTGCAAAATGATGAATTTTTCTCTACATATAAAATACATACACTAAGCGAAATATCCGAGGAAGAACTTGGCGAAAAAAATATTTTTATTTACACTCCTGAACGATATCTGTCATTTTTAGATAATAATACTAGATATTTTAATTTTTCTTTCGTAGATGAAATATATAAAATAGATAATGATTTCATTATAGATAATGATACTCCAGAAGAAAATGAAAGGGATACTGCCTATAGACTTGCTTTAGAATATGTATGTCGCAATAGTAAAGATATTTTGCTTGCTGGGCCTTATATTCAATTTCAAAAACTTGAAACAGAAATAAATTCATTTAATAATTTTACTCTATTTAACAAATTTAAAATACTTGAATATAATGATGTTGAGATTGTGTCTAAGAATATTACACATATTGATAGAAATAAGTTTGAACTTGGAAATATAAAATATAGATTAGATCATGGTGCTTCATCATTACAAGATAAAGTAATACAAACAATTGTAAAAATAGATGATAATACTTTGATTTATTGTGGAAGAAAGTCAGAGGTAGAAAGACTAGCAAATCATTTGTTGGAAAATGATGAATATCTTTCTCTTATCTCAGAAAAACATTATAGCGAAGATGAGGAACTATATTCTATTTTTTTGAATCATGTGGGAAACACCTTTGGGTATGATTGGATTCTATATAGAGCACTTGAAAAGAGAATCGGAATTCATCATGCAGGGATACCAAAATATATTCAGAATGAATTAATTAATTTGTTCAATAAAGGTGATTTACAATGTCTTTTTTCTACAACAACAATTACTGAAGGTGTGAATACGACTGCCAAAAATTTGATTGTTACTGCTATCAAAAAGGGGAAAAAGAGACTAAAACAGTTTGATGCTAAAAATATTGCTGGGAGAGCAGGTCGTTTTAATGTCCATTATAGTGGTAATGTTATTGATTTAACAAAACAATTTGAAACTCTAATTAATTCGCAACAGGCAGAAATTGAACATAAAAATTATGATAATCGTAACAATAAAACTGACATTGATTTAGAAGTAACTTTAGATGAATTTTTGACAGATGATGATAGAAAGTTTAAAGATGAAATCAATGAGGCAAAACAAGAATCGGGATTACCAAATTTTATTTTTCATTCATATAAAGCGATAGGCCCTTTGGATAAAATCTCTATTTATAATCGAATTAAAAAAATGTCTCCAGCAGAGTTTCAAAAAATCGAACAATTAAAGCGAGTCTTAAATACATCTAAAGGTAAAGAAATTCATTGGGAAGGATTTCAAACGGTTATTAATATTTGTTCTGAATTTGTTTCTAATTCTGATTTAAAACAATTAATGGAAAAGAAAGTTGGGAAAAAACAGTTCTCTTTAATTGTTATACAGTTAGCAAGTTATTTACAGAATGGATTTTTAGGAACAGTGGATTACTATGTAGAGGAACAGAAACTGAGTAAAGATAAAGCAATTAGTAGAACCTCTAAATTAATTTATACTACATTTAAATATCATCTTGTAAAGTATTTAGGAGTATTTGATTTATTATATAGATTCCATTATTCACAAGTTTATAGAAAAGATTTTGACAATGTTGCTGGAATTCAAATTCTTCTACAAAGGCTAGAGTATAATGCTCTTACTAATACTGCTCGAAAATTAAGTGATTTTGGAGTACCTTTTGAATTAGTAAGATATTATGATAGAGTAGTAGAGAATAAAAACTTTGATTTGTATGAGAGTTATGTCGATGAAAAGATTCAAAATCTACTTAAGTGA
- a CDS encoding DNA cytosine methyltransferase, with product MTNSVSSNRPEKYNIAAFFSGVGGIELGFEQTNEFRVVYANEFDKYARQTYQLNHPDTYLDGRDIHDVQPEDIPAERVDVIMGGFPCQAFSIAGYRKGFDDDRGDLFFELLRMIDGCKPRAIFIENVKNMVGHDHGNTFKVIREALTENNYFIKWKVLNGKDYGNIPQNRERIYIVGFDTKEAYDLFEFPEEIKLTTSLQDVINFDDKLDEVYYYREGKQNFYDQLKFEVTSQDTVYQWRRQYVRENKNGVVPTLTANMGTGGHNVPLILTDSGEIRKLTPKETFNVQGYPKSFKIPEGVSNGQLYKQAGNSVVVPVIKRIAKNVAKALNDSQGQSQLNRSGKFAIIYTKMNGQFEGQSYVKDFVDSYDQALEKIQSYDDGLALLSGEDYLKLVKKRGNLEFYSIN from the coding sequence ATGACAAATTCTGTAAGTTCGAACCGACCTGAGAAGTACAATATTGCAGCCTTCTTCTCAGGTGTTGGAGGAATTGAGTTGGGATTTGAACAGACCAACGAGTTCAGAGTGGTGTACGCCAATGAATTTGATAAGTATGCGCGTCAGACTTATCAATTAAACCATCCAGATACCTATTTGGATGGTCGTGATATTCACGATGTTCAGCCAGAGGACATTCCAGCTGAGCGCGTGGATGTGATTATGGGAGGTTTCCCTTGTCAGGCCTTTAGCATTGCGGGTTATCGCAAGGGATTTGATGATGATCGTGGGGATCTTTTCTTCGAATTGCTTCGCATGATTGATGGATGCAAACCTCGTGCCATTTTCATCGAAAATGTCAAGAACATGGTCGGTCATGACCATGGTAATACCTTCAAGGTTATTCGTGAAGCCTTGACTGAGAACAACTACTTTATTAAGTGGAAGGTTCTCAACGGGAAAGACTATGGGAATATCCCACAAAACCGTGAACGAATCTACATCGTTGGTTTTGATACTAAGGAAGCTTATGATTTGTTTGAATTTCCAGAGGAAATTAAGCTGACTACGAGTCTTCAGGATGTGATTAACTTTGATGATAAGCTAGACGAGGTCTACTACTACCGTGAAGGCAAGCAGAATTTCTACGACCAGTTGAAGTTTGAAGTTACCAGTCAAGACACCGTTTACCAATGGCGCCGTCAGTATGTCCGTGAAAATAAAAACGGCGTTGTTCCTACCTTGACAGCCAATATGGGAACAGGTGGACACAACGTTCCATTGATTTTGACAGACAGCGGTGAGATTCGCAAGTTGACACCGAAAGAAACCTTTAATGTTCAAGGCTATCCTAAATCCTTTAAAATCCCAGAAGGAGTTTCCAATGGTCAGCTATACAAGCAGGCTGGAAATAGCGTAGTCGTTCCCGTGATTAAACGCATCGCGAAAAATGTTGCCAAGGCCTTGAATGACAGCCAAGGGCAATCTCAACTTAACCGCTCAGGAAAATTCGCTATTATCTACACCAAGATGAATGGACAATTTGAAGGGCAATCCTATGTCAAGGACTTTGTAGATAGCTATGATCAAGCTCTTGAAAAAATCCAATCTTATGATGATGGTCTAGCCCTTCTGTCTGGTGAAGATTATTTAAAATTGGTTAAAAAACGAGGCAATCTTGAATTTTACAGTATTAATTAA